One segment of Gemmatimonadota bacterium DNA contains the following:
- a CDS encoding arylsulfatase — translation MSRPNVIFIMADQMRGDCMSCDGHPVVETPNLDHLAARGARFPHAYTAIPSCIPARSTVMTGMDQWHTGVLGMGRGQGPIPNDFPHTLAGTLADAGYATHLVGKGHFTPQRADMGFQSSELDESGRLISQGLRDEYRQWFDREKKRDITPDDHGVNWNSWIGRPWHTEEYLHPTAWTMSRAIHYIARRDRARPFFLNVSFARPHSPYVPPGWYFNLYHDRETPPPYIGDWADMHDVPFDATDVNAWHGKQSAARIHRGRSGYYGEISFIDTQIGRLKNWMERHEPEAWSNTWIVFTSDHGDMVGDHHLWRKTYAYEGSARIPLIVCPPAAWDEQVTAPVPYGVAELRDIMPTILDAAGLDVPPTVTGKSLLPLVRGNSGGWRTYLHGEHCWCYAPEQEMQYVTDGHRKFIWLPRIDQKQFFDLYKDPGECRNLVSDPAYEKEIEKWEGYLVSELEARDCGWVVNGRLHCPDEPLVSPFKDVRYQG, via the coding sequence ATGTCCCGTCCCAACGTCATATTCATCATGGCGGACCAGATGCGCGGCGACTGCATGAGCTGCGACGGCCATCCGGTGGTGGAGACGCCCAACCTGGATCACCTGGCCGCCCGGGGCGCGCGTTTTCCCCACGCCTACACCGCGATCCCATCCTGTATTCCCGCCCGTTCGACCGTGATGACCGGCATGGACCAGTGGCACACCGGCGTCCTCGGCATGGGACGCGGTCAGGGGCCCATCCCCAACGACTTCCCCCATACCCTGGCCGGCACGCTGGCGGATGCGGGATATGCCACCCACCTGGTCGGGAAGGGCCACTTCACGCCGCAGCGTGCCGACATGGGCTTCCAGTCGTCGGAACTGGACGAGTCCGGCCGGTTGATCTCCCAGGGCCTGCGAGACGAGTACCGGCAGTGGTTCGATCGGGAGAAGAAACGTGACATTACACCGGACGATCACGGGGTCAACTGGAACTCGTGGATCGGGCGTCCCTGGCATACGGAGGAATACCTCCATCCGACGGCCTGGACCATGAGCCGTGCGATCCATTACATCGCGCGGCGCGACCGCGCAAGACCCTTCTTCCTCAACGTCAGCTTCGCCCGGCCCCATTCGCCCTACGTGCCGCCCGGATGGTACTTCAACCTGTACCACGACCGGGAAACCCCACCGCCGTACATCGGCGACTGGGCGGACATGCACGACGTGCCCTTCGACGCCACGGACGTGAACGCATGGCACGGGAAGCAGTCGGCCGCACGCATCCATCGCGGCAGGTCCGGGTACTACGGGGAGATCTCCTTCATCGACACCCAGATCGGACGGCTCAAGAACTGGATGGAGCGGCACGAGCCGGAGGCCTGGTCCAACACCTGGATCGTCTTCACGTCCGACCACGGGGACATGGTGGGCGACCACCATCTCTGGCGCAAGACCTATGCCTACGAGGGGAGCGCGAGGATTCCGCTGATCGTCTGCCCGCCGGCTGCCTGGGACGAACAGGTCACGGCACCCGTTCCGTACGGCGTGGCCGAACTCCGCGACATCATGCCCACGATCCTGGACGCCGCCGGGTTGGACGTGCCGCCCACGGTGACGGGAAAAAGCCTGCTGCCGCTGGTCCGGGGCAACTCAGGTGGATGGAGAACTTACCTGCACGGCGAGCATTGCTGGTGCTACGCGCCCGAACAGGAGATGCAATACGTTACGGACGGCCACCGGAAGTTCATCTGGCTGCCGCGCATCGATCAGAAGCAGTTCTTCGACCTCTATAAGGACCCCGGCGAGTGCCGCAACCTGGTGAGCGACCCGGCCTATGAAAAAGAAATAGAAAAGTGGGAGGGGTATCTCGTGTCGGAGCTCGAGGCGCGAGACTGTGGATGGGTCGTGAACGGCCGGCTGCACTGCCCGGACGAACCGTTGGTCTCACCGTTCAAGGACGTCCGGTACCAGGGTTGA